Proteins from one Mycolicibacter virginiensis genomic window:
- a CDS encoding mycobacterial-type methylenetetrahydrofolate reductase, which yields MTLNTVALELVPPNVEKGPEQTIEEAHKVVRFAAETGLEGRIRHILMPGMIIEDDDRPIEMKPKLDVLDFWNAIRPELPGIAGLCTQVTSFSDEAALRSRLGDLTGAGIEGVVFVGVPRTMADGEGAGVPPTDALATFRSDVANRGVILIPTRADEIGRFNFKCERGATFGLTQLLYSDAIVPFLTEFAKHSEARPELLLSFGFVPSFENRIGLINWLIQDPGNAAVAAEQDFLKTLADSDPDQRCKLMLDLYKRVIDGVADLGFPLSIHFEATYGVSAAAFRTFAQMLEYWSPQTR from the coding sequence GTGACCTTGAACACCGTCGCACTCGAGCTTGTCCCACCGAACGTGGAAAAGGGGCCCGAGCAGACGATCGAGGAGGCGCACAAGGTTGTGCGGTTCGCCGCCGAGACCGGCCTTGAGGGGCGGATCCGTCACATCCTGATGCCGGGGATGATCATCGAGGACGACGACCGTCCGATCGAGATGAAGCCCAAGCTCGACGTGCTGGACTTCTGGAACGCGATTCGGCCCGAGCTGCCGGGCATCGCGGGGTTGTGCACCCAGGTCACCTCGTTCTCCGACGAGGCGGCGCTGCGGAGCCGGCTGGGCGATCTGACCGGCGCGGGGATCGAGGGCGTGGTCTTCGTCGGTGTGCCTCGCACCATGGCTGACGGCGAGGGCGCGGGGGTGCCGCCGACCGACGCGCTGGCGACCTTCCGCTCCGACGTGGCCAACCGCGGCGTCATCTTGATTCCCACCCGGGCCGACGAGATCGGCCGGTTCAACTTCAAATGCGAGCGCGGGGCGACGTTCGGGCTGACCCAGCTGCTGTATTCCGACGCGATCGTGCCGTTCTTGACCGAGTTCGCCAAGCACAGCGAGGCGCGCCCGGAGCTCTTGCTGTCGTTCGGCTTCGTGCCGTCGTTCGAGAATCGGATCGGCCTGATCAACTGGCTGATTCAGGACCCGGGCAACGCGGCGGTGGCCGCCGAACAGGACTTCCTCAAGACGCTCGCCGACAGCGACCCCGACCAGCGCTGCAAGCTGATGCTCGACCTGTACAAGCGGGTGATCGACGGTGTCGCGGACCTGGGCTTCCCACTAAGCATTCATTTCGAGGCCACCTACGGAGTGTCCGCAGCGGCATTCCGCACCTTCGCGCAGATGCTCGAGTACTGGTCGCCGCAGACCCGCTGA
- a CDS encoding LppM family (lipo)protein, giving the protein MAVVALLLIAAPLAGCVRIRANITVSPNDQVSGQIVVAAKPRNDNDTGPKLSADLPFPQKVAISNYSRDGYVGSQAVFSDLTFAELPQLAEMHRDAAGVDLSLRRAGNLVILEGRVDLTSLSDPEADVELSVAFPGEVTSTNGERIGSDTVQWRLKPGVVSTMSAQARYTDPSTRSFAHAALWLILSTLAAAGAVAAIAWYGRDRSPRFSSPEDSAG; this is encoded by the coding sequence GTGGCCGTGGTCGCGCTGCTGTTGATCGCGGCGCCGTTGGCCGGGTGCGTGCGCATCCGCGCCAACATCACCGTCTCCCCCAACGATCAGGTCTCCGGTCAGATCGTCGTTGCGGCCAAGCCGCGCAACGACAACGACACCGGCCCCAAGCTCAGCGCCGACCTGCCGTTCCCGCAGAAGGTCGCGATCTCCAACTACAGCCGGGACGGCTACGTCGGCTCCCAGGCGGTGTTCTCCGACCTGACCTTCGCCGAACTGCCGCAGCTGGCTGAAATGCACCGCGACGCGGCCGGGGTGGACCTGTCGCTGCGTCGCGCCGGCAACCTGGTGATTCTGGAAGGCCGGGTGGATCTCACCTCACTGAGCGACCCGGAGGCCGACGTCGAGTTGAGCGTCGCGTTCCCCGGCGAGGTGACCTCCACCAACGGCGAACGCATCGGCAGCGACACGGTGCAGTGGCGGCTCAAGCCGGGCGTGGTGAGCACCATGAGCGCCCAAGCCCGCTACACCGATCCCAGCACCCGTTCCTTCGCCCACGCCGCGCTGTGGCTGATCCTGTCCACGCTCGCCGCGGCGGGCGCGGTTGCGGCCATCGCCTGGTATGGGCGGGACCGGTCACCGCGGTTCAGCTCGCCCGAGGACAGCGCCGGCTGA
- a CDS encoding GNAT family N-acetyltransferase, translated as MVTFLLDMSPREMADHLGAALRVYVTAMGYPPGTESQRAAMWLDHTRRIGWRAVAAFADDEAGGVGEIRQPDAAPSGLNGAELLGVAYGYCGAPDQWWQQQVVLGLQRRGLPHPDIARLMASYFELTELHVAPRAQGSGLGEALARRLLAGRPEANVLLSTPETNGEGNRAWRLYRRLGFTDVIRGHHFAGDPRPFAILGRPLPL; from the coding sequence TTGGTGACCTTCCTCCTCGACATGTCGCCGCGCGAAATGGCGGATCACCTCGGTGCGGCACTGCGCGTCTACGTCACCGCGATGGGCTATCCCCCGGGCACCGAAAGCCAACGTGCTGCGATGTGGCTCGATCACACCCGCCGAATCGGTTGGCGAGCGGTGGCCGCCTTCGCCGACGACGAAGCCGGCGGCGTCGGCGAGATTCGCCAGCCGGACGCCGCGCCGTCCGGATTGAACGGCGCCGAGCTGCTGGGCGTGGCCTACGGCTACTGCGGAGCCCCCGACCAGTGGTGGCAGCAGCAGGTGGTGCTGGGCCTACAGCGCCGCGGGCTGCCCCACCCCGACATCGCGCGCCTGATGGCCAGTTACTTCGAGCTGACCGAATTGCACGTCGCACCGCGCGCGCAGGGCAGCGGCCTGGGTGAGGCCCTGGCCCGCCGGCTGCTGGCCGGGCGGCCCGAAGCCAACGTGCTGCTGTCCACACCGGAGACCAATGGCGAAGGCAACCGCGCCTGGCGGTTGTACCGGCGGCTGGGATTCACCGACGTCATCCGCGGTCACCACTTCGCCGGCGATCCCCGGCCATTCGCCATCCTGGGCCGGCCCCTGCCGTTGTAA